One window of the Calderihabitans maritimus genome contains the following:
- the glyQ gene encoding glycine--tRNA ligase subunit alpha, which yields MNFQDLIQALNQFWGTQKCIIQQPYDMEKGAGTMHPATFLRVLGPEPWNVAYVEPSRRPTDGRYGENPNRLQHYYQYQVILKPSPENVQEIYLDSLRHIGIDPDKHDIRFVEDNWESPTLGAWGLGWEVWLDGMEITQFTYFQQCGGIDCRPVSAEITYGLERLAMYIQKKDSVFDIEWVEGITYGDVHHQAEVDYSCYNFEAADTEMLFTLFNLYEKEAERIVELGLVQPAYDYVLKCSHTFNLLDARGAISVTERTGYISRVRNLARLCAQAYLEQRKKLGYPLLKDPQERKRLGLPPDVEQSGTKVGEAGRLHYGTGEQDKDSFDVKEG from the coding sequence ATGAATTTTCAGGACCTTATTCAAGCTTTGAACCAATTTTGGGGTACACAAAAATGCATTATTCAGCAACCTTATGATATGGAAAAGGGTGCTGGCACTATGCACCCGGCCACCTTTTTGCGCGTTCTGGGGCCTGAACCATGGAATGTAGCTTATGTAGAACCTTCTCGCCGGCCTACCGATGGGCGCTACGGGGAAAACCCAAATCGCCTGCAGCACTATTATCAGTATCAAGTAATTCTCAAGCCGTCTCCTGAAAATGTCCAGGAGATCTACCTGGACAGTTTAAGACATATAGGCATAGATCCGGACAAACACGACATTCGTTTTGTCGAGGATAACTGGGAATCACCAACTTTAGGCGCATGGGGGCTCGGCTGGGAAGTATGGCTGGACGGTATGGAAATAACCCAATTTACTTATTTCCAGCAGTGCGGTGGGATTGACTGTCGTCCTGTTTCCGCGGAGATAACTTACGGCTTGGAGCGCTTAGCCATGTATATTCAGAAGAAAGATAGTGTTTTTGACATAGAATGGGTGGAAGGTATTACTTACGGTGATGTCCATCACCAGGCAGAAGTGGACTATTCCTGTTACAATTTCGAGGCTGCCGATACGGAAATGCTCTTCACTCTTTTTAACCTGTACGAGAAAGAAGCTGAGAGAATTGTAGAATTGGGTTTGGTCCAACCGGCTTACGATTACGTTTTAAAGTGCTCGCATACTTTCAATCTGCTGGATGCCCGCGGGGCCATCAGCGTCACGGAACGAACCGGGTATATTTCCCGCGTCCGAAATTTGGCGCGGCTTTGTGCACAGGCCTACCTGGAACAGAGAAAGAAATTAGGTTATCCCCTGTTGAAAGATCCTCAGGAAAGAAAAAGGCTGGGTTTGCCACCTGACGTTGAACAGAGCGGGACAAAGGTGGGAGAAGCAGGACGGCTGCATTACGGAACAGGGGAGCAGGACAAGGATTCTTTCGATGTGAAGGAGGGCTGA
- a CDS encoding DUF4342 domain-containing protein has translation MNELEKIDIIRQRLNVTYKEAKEALDMAKGDLVQALVILEEKENNLTEKLQERGNQLLAQIKQLIQKGNITRIKLKKGDETVLEIPATLGALGVLAALASTELAVIAGLGTVAAWANKYTLEIERPDGQKEEKDVEL, from the coding sequence TTGAATGAACTGGAAAAAATAGATATTATTAGACAGCGCTTGAACGTCACCTACAAAGAAGCTAAAGAGGCACTGGACATGGCCAAAGGGGATTTAGTTCAAGCTTTAGTTATCCTGGAAGAAAAAGAAAATAATTTGACGGAGAAACTGCAAGAGCGCGGTAACCAGCTGTTAGCCCAAATCAAGCAGTTGATTCAGAAAGGGAATATTACCCGGATTAAGTTAAAGAAAGGTGACGAAACGGTTTTGGAAATACCTGCTACTTTGGGTGCGTTAGGAGTTCTAGCTGCCCTGGCCAGCACAGAGCTGGCGGTTATAGCCGGCCTCGGCACGGTAGCTGCCTGGGCCAATAAATATACGCTGGAAATTGAACGGCCGGACGGTCAGAAAGAAGAAAAAGACGTGGAATTATAA
- the recO gene encoding DNA repair protein RecO produces the protein MRLYKAEGVVIRGRDYGEADRIITLYSRQHGKVDAIAKGVRKPKSRMRGGVQLFTFSSFLLYPGRTLDTVTQCEIIEPFTLLREDLTRFAYASYLVELVNSLVPERDANEKLFFLLLASLHLLTREDPEVSVRFFEIRLLSLLGYRPQLQNCVQCGKFVPDKSIKFSVRLGGVLCRDCSPEDKSAFSISKGALTVLDQLTKIDPRRIGRLKISVPMRQELERMLCEYILYRAERQLKSLDFIFNLRRLVTEKETHKEIN, from the coding sequence TTGCGTTTATATAAGGCGGAGGGCGTAGTAATTAGAGGTCGGGATTATGGTGAAGCAGATAGGATAATAACTTTGTATTCCCGTCAGCATGGTAAAGTCGATGCTATAGCCAAGGGAGTAAGAAAGCCCAAAAGTAGAATGCGCGGTGGGGTTCAGCTTTTTACTTTTTCCAGCTTTCTCCTCTACCCGGGAAGGACTTTAGATACGGTAACCCAATGTGAGATAATAGAACCCTTTACCCTTTTGCGGGAAGACCTGACCAGGTTTGCCTATGCCAGTTATTTAGTCGAACTGGTTAACTCTCTAGTTCCTGAACGAGATGCCAATGAGAAACTGTTTTTTTTGCTGCTTGCCTCTCTGCATCTCCTAACCCGGGAAGATCCGGAAGTATCTGTGCGTTTTTTTGAAATCCGCTTGTTAAGCCTTCTCGGTTACCGTCCCCAATTGCAAAACTGTGTTCAATGCGGGAAATTTGTACCGGACAAAAGCATCAAGTTTAGCGTTCGCCTGGGAGGAGTTCTATGCCGGGACTGTTCCCCGGAGGACAAATCTGCTTTCTCTATATCCAAAGGTGCGTTAACGGTACTGGACCAATTGACTAAAATAGATCCCCGGAGGATTGGCCGTTTGAAAATCTCGGTACCGATGCGTCAAGAGCTGGAGCGAATGCTTTGCGAATATATCCTGTACCGGGCGGAAAGACAGTTAAAATCATTAGATTTCATTTTCAATTTACGCCGCCTTGTTACTGAGAAAGAAACGCATAAAGAGATAAACTAG
- a CDS encoding YqzL family protein: MGNVKASETMWKLFQATGYIGAYLIYKELTREEEAAEICPGREIVPEEGEE; encoded by the coding sequence GTGGGCAATGTGAAAGCTAGCGAAACTATGTGGAAACTATTTCAAGCCACCGGTTATATCGGTGCTTATTTAATTTACAAAGAATTGACAAGGGAAGAGGAAGCGGCGGAAATCTGTCCTGGAAGAGAAATTGTACCGGAGGAAGGGGAAGAGTAA
- the mgtE gene encoding magnesium transporter, producing the protein MLDRKDFSTKANRFLAENNLEKLTQLLTEQHPADIAEFLQELDSEKQGIVFSLLDREKAALVLNELDASTISSLLDTLGAERIAEILDVMPTDDAADLLGEMSDLLKQRLLGLMELEDAQDVQELMEYKKDTAGGIMTTEYVAIREDITAERAIQVLRETAPDAETVYYVYVVNTKNQLVGVISLRELIVADPNTLIADIMHRNVIRVNVNDDQEEVARVVARYDFLAVPVVDDEGSLVGIVTVDDIIDVIHDEATEDIFRLSGTSELPADDGDIYHSVLVNVRSRLPWLIITMLGGLLAGRILKGIESQLSTVVALAFFIPILTGMGGNIGTQSSSLTVRGLATGHVDEGAFFQTIIRQAAAGLVMGVLIGTIVGLVAAWWQGKVMFGVVVGLALVGNMLTAATMGTLVPLIFRKLGVDPAVASAPFISTAIDITGLLIYSTLASLLLSYLV; encoded by the coding sequence ATGTTGGACCGAAAAGATTTCAGCACCAAAGCTAACAGATTTCTAGCCGAGAACAATTTGGAAAAATTGACCCAACTCCTTACGGAGCAGCATCCGGCTGATATAGCGGAATTCCTGCAGGAGTTGGATTCGGAGAAACAGGGAATTGTCTTCAGTTTACTGGATAGAGAAAAAGCTGCTCTGGTACTAAACGAGTTGGATGCCTCCACCATATCCTCCCTGTTGGATACTTTGGGAGCCGAGCGTATAGCGGAAATCCTGGACGTAATGCCTACTGATGACGCTGCCGACCTTTTAGGAGAAATGTCGGACTTGCTTAAGCAGCGCCTGCTGGGCCTGATGGAGCTGGAAGACGCTCAGGACGTCCAGGAATTGATGGAGTATAAGAAAGATACAGCCGGTGGTATCATGACCACCGAGTATGTAGCCATACGGGAGGATATCACCGCCGAAAGAGCAATTCAAGTTTTGCGGGAAACGGCTCCTGATGCGGAAACAGTATATTATGTCTACGTAGTTAATACCAAAAATCAATTGGTAGGAGTTATTTCGCTGCGGGAATTGATTGTAGCCGACCCCAATACTCTAATTGCCGATATTATGCACCGGAATGTCATCCGGGTTAACGTCAATGATGACCAGGAAGAAGTGGCCAGGGTAGTTGCCCGCTATGACTTTCTGGCTGTGCCGGTCGTAGATGATGAAGGATCTTTAGTAGGTATTGTAACGGTAGATGATATTATTGATGTTATCCATGATGAAGCAACGGAAGATATTTTCCGCCTGAGCGGTACTTCTGAATTACCGGCTGATGATGGAGATATATATCACAGTGTGCTGGTCAACGTCAGGTCCCGCCTTCCGTGGCTCATAATTACCATGCTCGGTGGACTGCTGGCAGGCAGGATTTTGAAAGGAATTGAGAGCCAGCTCAGTACAGTGGTCGCTCTGGCTTTTTTCATTCCTATCCTTACCGGAATGGGTGGAAACATCGGTACTCAATCCTCCAGTCTTACGGTTCGGGGTCTTGCCACCGGGCATGTCGATGAAGGCGCCTTTTTTCAAACTATTATCCGGCAGGCTGCCGCTGGGCTGGTAATGGGGGTTCTTATCGGCACTATAGTGGGTTTAGTAGCTGCTTGGTGGCAGGGAAAAGTAATGTTCGGCGTAGTGGTAGGTTTGGCCTTGGTAGGTAACATGCTTACGGCAGCAACTATGGGAACTCTGGTGCCATTAATTTTCAGAAAGCTGGGAGTAGACCCGGCAGTTGCTTCTGCTCCCTTCATCTCTACGGCTATTGACATTACCGGACTGCTCATATATTCTACCTTGGCAAGTTTGTTGCTTTCATACCTGGTATGA
- the era gene encoding GTPase Era: MRDNGSGYRSGFVSIIGRPNVGKSTLLNQIIGQKVAIMSDKPQTTRNKIRGVYTTDRFQIIFIDTPGIHKPKHRLGEYMVEVALRALREVEVVLHVVDATEELGGGEQYILRTLKEIETPVFLVINKSDQVEASRIDQIAAEYCRYYDFAEVVPISALYGDNVPRLLELVAEYLPEGPQYYPPEMVTDQPERFVVAEIIREKVLHLTREEVPHSVAVEIEQLEERKEGLVYIGAVIYTERESQKGILIGKGGRMLKEIGQAAREEVENLLGSKVFLDLWVKVKKDWRRDEIALRNFGYDKRRI; the protein is encoded by the coding sequence GTGAGAGATAACGGTTCCGGCTATCGATCTGGATTTGTAAGTATTATTGGACGTCCCAACGTAGGTAAGTCCACATTACTGAATCAGATAATTGGGCAAAAGGTTGCCATAATGTCGGATAAACCGCAGACTACACGGAACAAAATTCGGGGAGTATATACTACCGACCGGTTTCAGATAATATTTATCGACACGCCGGGCATACATAAACCGAAGCACAGGTTGGGTGAATACATGGTAGAAGTAGCGTTACGAGCTCTGCGAGAAGTAGAAGTGGTGCTTCATGTTGTAGACGCTACAGAAGAATTAGGAGGCGGAGAGCAATATATATTGCGAACGTTGAAGGAAATAGAGACACCCGTCTTTTTGGTAATTAATAAAAGCGATCAGGTGGAAGCAAGTCGGATTGATCAGATTGCTGCAGAGTACTGCCGGTATTATGATTTTGCTGAAGTTGTACCTATCTCGGCTTTGTATGGAGATAACGTACCCCGGTTGCTGGAATTAGTTGCTGAATATTTACCGGAGGGGCCGCAGTATTATCCTCCGGAAATGGTGACCGACCAGCCTGAAAGGTTTGTAGTAGCGGAAATAATTCGAGAAAAAGTTCTTCATTTAACCCGGGAAGAAGTGCCTCATTCCGTGGCGGTAGAGATTGAACAGTTGGAAGAAAGGAAGGAAGGACTGGTATACATAGGGGCAGTTATCTATACAGAAAGAGAATCCCAGAAAGGAATCCTTATCGGCAAGGGAGGAAGGATGCTCAAGGAAATCGGTCAGGCTGCCCGGGAAGAGGTGGAAAATTTGCTGGGAAGCAAAGTTTTTTTAGATTTATGGGTAAAAGTCAAGAAGGACTGGCGTAGAGATGAGATAGCTTTAAGGAATTTCGGTTATGACAAAAGGAGGATATGA
- the cdd gene encoding cytidine deaminase, with protein sequence MVEEKITFKRLLEEADKAKSKAYAPYSRFSVGAALLTRSGKIFSGCNVENASYGLTICAERVAVVKAISEGERYFHAIAVIADAGVYCRPCGACLQFLAEFGTDIQVVMGNPKGEYEVKTVAELLPMNFRLGSGKESER encoded by the coding sequence ATGGTCGAAGAGAAAATTACTTTTAAGCGACTTTTAGAGGAAGCAGATAAGGCGAAGAGTAAAGCATACGCACCATATTCCCGGTTTTCCGTAGGTGCGGCTCTCCTCACCCGGTCTGGAAAAATTTTTTCCGGGTGCAACGTGGAAAACGCCTCCTACGGCCTCACTATTTGTGCTGAAAGGGTGGCTGTGGTTAAAGCTATATCGGAAGGAGAGCGCTACTTTCACGCTATCGCTGTGATTGCGGATGCTGGGGTATATTGCCGTCCCTGCGGTGCCTGCCTTCAATTTTTAGCCGAGTTTGGAACGGATATTCAGGTAGTTATGGGTAACCCCAAAGGAGAATATGAAGTAAAAACTGTTGCGGAATTACTTCCAATGAATTTCCGGCTGGGGAGTGGTAAAGAAAGTGAGAGATAA
- a CDS encoding DUF3048 domain-containing protein has translation MINWFKKYTLYIMLILACILSAFIAFIYINKWLATPVEPVGMVPGQEELALSSGDISPSPDAEKEEAQKQEPETKVLCPLDGASLKELPARRPLAVMIDNHSRAHPQSGLREADLVYEMLVEGGITRLMAVYYHNSAEKIGPIRSARPYFIDRALDHNAIYVHVGQSPQAQTYFQEKKPAHLDEYSITKGFWRTDDREPPHNLYTSTDNLWQLASDYNLNQQVDLEGFLFGTEENVFNGDREAEEIVIFYPQQFSQVRYVYDPDSRRYRRFMGGKAHIDAETNLQLSASNVIVQFVNTKTIDGVGRLEMDMIGEGKALVFSRGMVKEVRWKKQKLKEATRYLDSEDREVVLEPGQTWIEVVPRDIRIDY, from the coding sequence TTGATTAACTGGTTTAAAAAATATACTTTATATATCATGTTAATTTTGGCCTGTATACTTTCGGCATTTATTGCTTTTATTTATATTAACAAGTGGCTGGCTACTCCTGTAGAACCGGTGGGGATGGTTCCGGGACAGGAAGAACTTGCTTTGTCTTCTGGAGATATTTCCCCGAGTCCCGATGCTGAGAAAGAGGAAGCTCAAAAACAGGAACCTGAGACCAAGGTTTTATGTCCGCTGGACGGGGCGTCTTTAAAGGAATTGCCCGCCCGGAGACCGCTGGCGGTAATGATAGACAATCATTCCCGCGCCCACCCTCAATCGGGCCTGCGGGAAGCAGACTTAGTGTATGAAATGCTGGTGGAAGGCGGCATTACGCGATTAATGGCCGTGTATTATCATAATTCAGCGGAAAAAATAGGTCCTATCCGGAGTGCCCGACCCTATTTTATCGATCGCGCCCTCGATCATAATGCCATATATGTTCATGTAGGGCAAAGCCCCCAGGCTCAAACTTATTTTCAGGAGAAGAAACCTGCTCACCTGGATGAATACTCGATCACTAAAGGCTTCTGGAGAACTGATGATCGAGAACCGCCCCATAACCTTTATACTAGTACTGATAACCTGTGGCAGTTAGCTTCAGATTACAATTTGAACCAGCAAGTGGATTTGGAAGGCTTTCTTTTCGGCACTGAGGAAAACGTTTTTAACGGAGACAGAGAGGCTGAAGAGATAGTCATATTTTATCCCCAACAATTTAGCCAAGTCCGTTATGTCTATGACCCGGACAGCCGCCGTTACCGACGGTTTATGGGAGGTAAGGCCCACATAGATGCAGAAACTAATTTGCAACTTTCGGCCAGTAATGTAATTGTCCAGTTTGTTAATACTAAAACTATTGACGGAGTAGGACGCCTTGAAATGGATATGATAGGGGAAGGGAAGGCACTGGTGTTTTCTCGGGGCATGGTTAAAGAGGTCCGGTGGAAGAAGCAGAAGCTTAAAGAAGCTACTCGGTACCTTGATTCCGAGGACCGAGAGGTGGTTTTAGAACCGGGACAGACATGGATTGAGGTAGTTCCGAGAGATATTAGAATTGACTACTGA
- a CDS encoding DUF881 domain-containing protein: MVRLRTGQNNALPVALLSLMMVVILFNSVLLARAAGYLHFPGELSSLKVARQGAMHVIEYSEKLASDAGVIGNSAVRDVLAHFKYEIERAATPAEIARLVIEYGRQVQEVILREQDNLRRQIVVNIINQDPNLPKFKGKSLITVSKDTDKAVKIVDGTGVLAEETKEKIRNHKLMEGTWSIIEISVQDGQATLVTARSLQDQIDMLEKEVSNLRSQLQQISIQAGYAEMTGSGIIVELYDAQEGYSSVDIVHDRDVRDVVNELFAAGAAGISVGGQRLIATSSIRCAGPIILVNQHPIAVNPIVIKAIGDPEVLASSLDLIRAELEDFGIQVIITPSQEITLPPYKEKK; this comes from the coding sequence GTGGTTAGATTGCGAACTGGACAGAACAATGCTTTACCTGTAGCACTTTTATCATTGATGATGGTTGTGATACTGTTCAACTCAGTTTTATTGGCCCGAGCGGCCGGGTACCTCCACTTTCCTGGAGAGTTGAGTTCGCTTAAAGTAGCGCGTCAAGGAGCGATGCATGTAATCGAATACAGCGAAAAATTGGCCAGTGACGCAGGAGTAATTGGTAATTCGGCGGTTCGCGATGTACTGGCTCATTTCAAATATGAAATTGAAAGAGCCGCTACTCCGGCAGAGATTGCCCGGCTTGTCATTGAATACGGGCGGCAGGTACAGGAGGTAATTTTAAGGGAACAGGATAACCTCCGGAGACAGATCGTCGTCAATATTATTAATCAGGATCCAAATTTACCAAAATTTAAAGGCAAGAGTTTAATCACCGTCTCCAAAGATACCGATAAGGCGGTCAAGATTGTCGACGGTACGGGAGTACTGGCGGAAGAAACCAAAGAGAAGATACGTAATCACAAATTGATGGAGGGGACCTGGTCCATTATTGAGATTTCAGTTCAGGACGGCCAGGCAACCTTGGTAACTGCCCGGTCCCTTCAAGATCAGATAGATATGCTGGAAAAAGAGGTTAGCAATTTACGCAGCCAGCTTCAGCAAATAAGTATCCAAGCCGGCTACGCGGAAATGACCGGTTCAGGGATCATTGTTGAGCTATATGATGCTCAGGAAGGTTATAGCTCGGTGGATATTGTTCATGACAGGGACGTCCGGGACGTAGTCAATGAGCTGTTTGCGGCAGGTGCAGCGGGCATTTCGGTAGGCGGGCAAAGGCTTATAGCCACTTCTTCTATCCGCTGCGCAGGCCCTATCATTCTGGTTAACCAGCACCCCATTGCCGTTAATCCCATTGTTATTAAAGCCATTGGAGATCCGGAAGTGCTGGCCAGCAGCTTGGATTTGATCAGAGCTGAATTAGAGGACTTTGGAATTCAAGTTATTATTACTCCCAGTCAGGAAATAACCTTACCTCCCTATAAAGAAAAGAAGTAG
- a CDS encoding DUF502 domain-containing protein, producing MTGIVVLLPGATTIYVLWRLFLFLDRLAGDLVYPFTGIIPGLGLLLTLLFVVLAGLLTTNIVGRKLIAMGEYILLKVPFASTVYRTAKQIVEAFIRQDRRMFREVVLVEYPRPGVYALAFVTGETKGEVRDKVGHDMLNIFLPTTPNPTSGFLLMVPKADVIPLEMSVEEAIKMIISGGLVTPPYRSR from the coding sequence GTGACCGGGATTGTAGTTCTGCTTCCGGGAGCTACCACCATCTATGTTTTGTGGCGACTGTTTCTGTTTTTAGATCGCCTCGCGGGAGATTTGGTTTACCCCTTTACCGGGATCATTCCCGGTTTAGGCCTGCTCCTGACACTTCTCTTCGTAGTTTTAGCCGGACTGCTGACCACTAATATTGTGGGACGTAAGTTAATCGCCATGGGGGAGTATATATTACTTAAAGTCCCCTTTGCCAGTACTGTTTACAGAACTGCTAAGCAGATAGTGGAAGCTTTTATCCGGCAGGATCGCAGGATGTTCCGTGAAGTGGTGCTTGTGGAATATCCGCGCCCCGGTGTTTATGCTCTAGCTTTTGTTACGGGAGAGACGAAAGGGGAAGTACGGGATAAGGTTGGGCACGATATGCTAAATATTTTTCTTCCTACCACACCCAATCCTACTTCCGGTTTCCTGTTGATGGTTCCAAAAGCAGATGTTATTCCGTTGGAGATGTCGGTAGAGGAGGCAATCAAAATGATAATTTCCGGAGGCTTAGTAACTCCTCCCTACCGATCCCGTTAG
- a CDS encoding diacylglycerol kinase family protein, translating into MFNRTLKESFQAALAGIIHCLRTQRNMRIHFIATLLVIVLAAKLGVSKTEGLLLLLTIAMVWVCEIFNTALEIAIDMYTSTFHPLARIAKNVAAGAVLVAAMAAVIMGIAIFYPKLKVLLF; encoded by the coding sequence ATGTTCAACAGAACTCTAAAAGAAAGTTTTCAGGCGGCGCTGGCGGGGATAATTCATTGTCTTCGAACGCAACGGAACATGCGAATACATTTTATAGCTACATTATTGGTCATAGTACTGGCAGCAAAGTTGGGAGTGTCCAAAACAGAAGGTTTATTGTTGCTATTGACCATTGCTATGGTTTGGGTATGTGAAATTTTTAATACGGCTTTAGAAATTGCCATTGATATGTACACCAGTACATTTCATCCTTTGGCTCGTATCGCCAAAAACGTAGCGGCCGGAGCCGTTTTGGTAGCAGCTATGGCTGCGGTCATAATGGGAATAGCCATTTTTTACCCTAAATTAAAAGTTCTGCTGTTTTAA
- the ybeY gene encoding rRNA maturation RNase YbeY encodes MTQLDVSNLQDKVPVTQKILRLLQKVVAQTMEHEGISRPLQLSLVLVDNATIQELNSKYRGIDAPTDVLSFALLDEERETIPCLGEEPEVLGEIIISLEKAREQAREYGHSLEREVCFLTVHGLLHLLGYDHETEEERKLMNHKEEEILSTVGLSR; translated from the coding sequence TTGACGCAGTTGGACGTAAGCAATCTACAGGATAAAGTCCCCGTGACCCAGAAAATATTACGGCTTTTACAGAAAGTGGTAGCTCAAACAATGGAACATGAGGGGATCTCCCGTCCTCTCCAGCTGAGCCTTGTTTTGGTGGATAATGCCACCATCCAAGAACTGAACAGTAAGTACCGGGGGATTGATGCGCCAACCGATGTGCTTTCTTTTGCCTTGTTGGATGAGGAACGGGAGACCATTCCCTGCCTGGGTGAGGAACCGGAAGTTCTCGGTGAAATAATTATTTCCCTGGAAAAGGCTAGGGAACAGGCGCGGGAATACGGGCATTCTTTGGAGCGGGAAGTATGTTTTCTCACCGTGCACGGATTGCTGCATCTGCTAGGCTATGATCATGAAACCGAAGAAGAGAGGAAGTTGATGAATCATAAAGAAGAAGAAATATTAAGTACAGTTGGACTTTCAAGGTAG